Proteins encoded by one window of Tubulanus polymorphus chromosome 7, tnTubPoly1.2, whole genome shotgun sequence:
- the LOC141908703 gene encoding E3 ubiquitin-protein ligase TRIM45-like, whose protein sequence is MSSMCKEVEDCCNKTCRFPEDFTREVLCCQICYGQFVRPRQLPCLHTFCEDCLARHLQVYQMQSTSIAGQLPCPTCREMIEVPAKGITGFRHDFKVTKFADILKELDTDHGWTKACQVCKLSDHTIAADVFCNICNKYFCNPCLAVHDKVKLFVQHEIVNLNERDKSKIICKEHADQIEMIKYYCDICEVGICTICTMTKHENHRVIDVGEGLTKQQDKMKRLLAEIKCQITDIDNTLDAITNDQGSVNNTFDKLRNDIRTHAARRIADIQEEERKLLLELDDREKNHTENLDGDQDALTAYKEKLMKYAEQAKYILAAEDSVSTMSTRMAHLDELTSTVGATISEPKPVDAMTKHVLRFTPGMMILGSLEECIGPRHELSSKFWRAVGRGGSEFLTEDEYKALEKSYTSLPSHLHDKTSPNSLSITTILPARGSPLMYRSPSSLF, encoded by the exons ATGTCGTCGATGTGCAAGGAAGTCGAGGACTGCTGCAACAAAACATGCCGTTTTCCGGAGGATTTCACCAGGGAGGTTCTCTGTTGCCAGATCTGTTACGGTCAGTTCGTTCGGCCTCGGCAGCTACCATGTTTGCACACGTTTTGCGAAGATTGCCTGGCGAGGCACTTGCAGGTTTACCAGATGCAGTCGACTTCAATAGCCGGTCAGCTACCGTGTCCGACTTGTCGCGAGATGATCGAAGTACCAGCGAAGGGGATAACCGGATTCCGACACGATTTCAAAGTCACGAAATTCGCGGATATTTTGAAAGAACTAGACACCGACCACGGCTGGACCAAAGCGTGTCAGGTTTGCAAACTGTCCGATCATACGATCGCCGCCGATGTCTTCTGTAACATTTGCAATAAGTACTTCTGCAACCCGTGTCTCGCCGTTCACGACAAAGTAAAACTTTTCGTGCAGCACGAAATCGTAAACTTGAATGAACgcgataaatcaaaaatcatcTGCAAAGAGCACGCGGATCAGATCGAGATGATCAAATATTATTGCGACATCTGCGAAGTCGGCATCTGCACAATTTGTACGATGACGAAGCACGAAAACCACCGAGTCATCGACGTCGGAGAAGGGTTAACGAAACAGCAAGACAAAATGAAAAGACTCCTCGCGGAAATCAAGTGCCAGATCACCGACATAGACAACACTTTAGATGCCATAACGAACGACCAGGGATCCGTGAACAACACATTCGACAAGCTAAGAAACGATATTCGCACCCACGCGGCCAGACGAATAGCTGACATTCAAGAAGAGGAGAGAAAACTACTGCTAGAGCTGGACGACCGCGAGAAGAACCACACAGAAAACCTTGACGGCGACCAGGATGCATTGACAGCGTACAAAGAGAAGCTGATGAAGTACGCCGAGCAAGCGAAATACATACTGGCAGCAGAAGACTCAGTATCAACCATGTCAACGAGAATGGCTCATTTGGACGAGCTGACTTCTACAGTCGGGGCCACAATATCCGAACCTAAACCAGTAGACGCGATGACCAAACATGTGCTTAGATTTACCCCAG GTATGATGATACTGGGTAGTTTAGAGGAATGTATCGGCCCTAGACACGAGCTGTCTTCGAAATTCTGGAGGGCGGTCGGCCGCGGCGGCTCTGAGTTCCTCACCGAAGATGAATACAAAGCTTTGGAGAAGTCTTACACGAGTTTACCCTCACATCTACACGACAAGACGTCACCCAACAGTCTATCCATCACGACAATTCTACCAGCCAGAGGTTCTCCACTCATGTATCGTTCGCCATCTTCGTTGTTCTGA
- the LOC141908151 gene encoding uncharacterized protein LOC141908151, with protein MDEGNETNLHSKVAQYGPYNISDELKIGDTKYWCRCGLSKKQPWCDGSHAGTGIKPMRWKVEKQQMVWELCGCKHTKSAPLCDGSHCSLPLIVKERIENCSKRTECHKTDTKLCTGCGWVPDF; from the exons ATGGATGAAGGAAATGAGACAAATTTGCATTCAAAAGTTGCTCAG TATGGTCCATATAATATCTCCGATGAACTGAAGATTGGTGACACTAAATATTGGTGTAGATGCGGCCTCAGCAAGAAACAGCCCTGGTGTGATG GTTCACACGCTGGAACGGGAATAAAGCCAATGCGATGGAAAGTTGAAAAACAGCAAATGGTTTGGGAACTATGCGGCTGTAAACATACAAAATCAGCTCCTCTCTGCGACGGTTCTCACTGTTCATTACCTTTAATTGTAAAAGAACGAATAGAAAATTGTTCAAAACGAACAGAATGTCATAAAACTGATACTAAACTATGCACAGGGTGTGGCTGGGTACCTGACTTTTAG
- the LOC141908152 gene encoding cytochrome c oxidase subunit 5B, mitochondrial-like gives MASMLCARVISAVRRPLLVTAVRCGGSGGPVVDPMKGKVVSDNVTMPDTLGHSVGAERYELLAKLAGNEDPFEMNVKMRGAGSKEEPNLVPSIYEKRLVGCICEEDATCINWMHLYKGEPKRCECGHWFQLSELKSVDYTQQ, from the coding sequence ATGGCATCGATGTTGTGTGCTAGAGTTATCTCGGCTGTCCGTCGCCCGCTCCTAGTGACGGCGGTACGTTGCGGCGGATCGGGCGGACCCGTCGTCGATCCGATGAAGGGCAAGGTCGTGTCCGATAACGTCACGATGCCTGACACGCTAGGACATTCGGTCGGCGCTGAGCGATACGAATTGCTCGCGAAACTCGCCGGAAACGAAGATCCATTCGAGATGAACGTCAAAATGCGCGGAGCCGGTTCGAAAGAAGAGCCGAATTTAGTGCCGTCCATTTACGAAAAGAGGCTGGTCGGCTGCATCTGTGAAGAGGACGCGACTTGCATCAACTGGATGCATCTATATAAAGGCGAACCGAAACGCTGCGAATGCGGACATTGGTTTCAATTATCCGAATTAAAATCAGTCGATTATACACAGCAATAA
- the LOC141908956 gene encoding keratocan-like — translation MASSKTFEFFSLLILSMQILISAGCTDVRPCDCTTQKMLNRKVERIVSCRYRNLSHVPNLKYRNFSLPVTSLELNFNHITTIDRFSFEGMSIKEINLDNNPIRRIDAEAFAGIDGLQKLSMVKCRMNAFPVVFQHTPNLTRLDLRQNFITNIPDGAFMSVRNLDRLDISFNPLTLTSASFRGLENSLTSICLQGTRLRDVPRESLSPLRSLDWIDLSYNSILYLDNDSLAGLPNNKHTHYGFSSNGMSSISDAAFANASLPIFVDLSSNNLTSVNFVTDPCRFEHSTLYLDDNPIHCGCELYDLLKYETFTVRGVCHTPDEFERYDLLFNKHIFQPFVIPFLRYASKKCGGNKVLGMDYDCDCKIWRKPRDFMKMRGNCTAYKFVESGATVFKIPDFFCSALMLALFVNIY, via the coding sequence ATGGCATCGTCAAAAACATTTGAGTTCTTTTCACTGCTCATTTTATCGATGCAGATTCTGATAAGTGCTGGTTGCACAGACGTTCGACCTTGCGACTGTACTACCCAGAAAATGCTTAACCGCAAAGTCGAGCGCATCGTCAGCTGTAGGTATCGAAATCTTAGTCACGTTCCGAATCTCAAATATCGTAATTTCTCGTTGCCGGTTACGAGTCTCGAATTGAACTTCAATCACATAACAACCATCGATAGATTCTCATTCGAAGGAATGAGTATCAAAGAAATCAATCTAGATAACAATCCGATACGGCGAATCGACGCGGAAGCTTTTGCCGGAATCGACGGACTCCAAAAGCTCAGTATGGTGAAATGTCGTATGAACGCATTCCCCGTCGTTTTTCAACATACGCCTAATTTGACCAGACTAGACCTGCGTCAGAATTTCATCACCAACATTCCAGACGGAGCTTTCATGTCCGTACGAAATCTCGACCGGCTCGATATCAGTTTTAACCCGTTAACCCTCACGTCCGCATCTTTTCGCGGTCTCGAAAATAGCCTCACGTCGATATGCTTGCAAGGAACGAGGCTTAGGGACGTACCCAGAGAATCGCTATCGCCGCTTCGAAGTCTGGATTGGATTGATTTAAGTTACAACTCGATTCTATATTTGGACAACGATTCGCTAGCCGGTCTACCGAACAACAAACACACTCATTACGGGTTCTCCTCGAACGGGATGTCGTCCATCTCCGACGCCGCATTCGCCAACGCATCTTTGCCGATCTTCGTCGATCTGAGCTCGAACAATCTAACGTCAGTTAATTTCGTCACCGACCCTTGTCGATTTGAGCATTCGACCCTTTACCTGGACGACAACCCGATACATTGCGGTTGCGAGTTGTACGACCTTCTGAAATACGAAACATTCACAGTACGAGGGGTGTGCCACACCCCGGACGAATTCGAGAGATACGATTTGTTGTTTAATAAACACATTTTCCAGCCGTTCGTCATACCGTTTTTGCGGTACGCCTCGAAAAAATGCGGCGGTAATAAAGTACTGGGTATGGACTACGATTGTGACTGTAAAATATGGCGTAAACCGCGAGACTTCATGAAAATGCGAGGAAACTGTACCGCGTACAAATTCGTTGAGTCTGGAGCAACGGTTTTCAAGATCCCGGATTTTTTCTGCAGCGCATTGATGCTCGCCTTGTTCGTAAACATTTACTAA
- the LOC141908206 gene encoding solute carrier family 35 member E2A-like has product MTDLLSWILWRSQGVSINRPPNRIGMEHKKSDDIITYDDSAAMIAEKEPPIIKTHRKRLESESLEKQGLFNMKAILFLVLWYIFSFCTLMFNKYILATLKGEPTLLGAMQMLMTSILGFIQMYLPCGMYKPVVREGKPPHFVRNMILVGSMRFGTVVLGLVALKFVAVSFTETIKSSAPIFTVLIARLLLGERTGVYVMLSLIPIMFGLALCSAYELSFNIEGFIAALATNLTECLQNVYSKMLISGEKYRYTPAELQFYTSVASVIVQIPACYFIMDVEVAKKTDLKLFLALVLNGFFFHFQSITAYALMGYISPVTHSVANTVKRAFMIWLSVLALGNPVTLLSGLGTVVVTIGVLLYNKAKEYDEVRRELKVKYSHATEHEV; this is encoded by the exons ATGACAGATTTGCTAAGCTGGATCCTGTGGCGGTCTCAAGGAGTATCCATTAATCGGCCACCGAATAGAATAGGGATGGAGCATAAAAAATCGGACGACATAATTACGTACGACGATTCCGCGGCGATGATCGCGGAGAAAGAACCGCCGATTATCAAAACTCATCGGAAACGTTTAGAATCGGAGTCGCTGGAGAAACAAGGCTTGTTCAATATGAAAGCCATCCTGTTCTTAGTTCTCTGGTATATATTCAGCTTCTGTACGTTAATGTTTAATAAGTATATTCTCGCGACTTTGAAAGGCGAACCGACACTTTTAG GTGCTATGCAAATGCTGATGACATCGATATTaggatttattcaaatgtattTACCGTGTGGAATGTATAAACCAGTCGTAAGAGAAGGCAAACCACCGCACTTCGTTAGAAATATGATCCTCGTAGGATCGATGAG GTTCGGAACGGTCGTGTTAGGATTAGTCGCGTTGAAATTCGTAGCCGTATCGTTTACGGAGACAATTAAAAGCTCGGCGCCGATATTCACCGTACTTATCGCTCGTTTGTTGTTAGGCGAACGAACAGGCGTTTACGTTATGTTATCACTTATACCGATTATGTTCGGTTTAGCGTTATGTTCGGCATATGAACTTAGTTTCAACATCGAAGGATTTATAGCAGCTCTGGCCACTAATTTAACCGAGTG tttaCAAAATGTATATTCTAAAATGCTTATTAGTGGAGAAAAATATAGATACAC gcCGGCTGAACTACAGTTTTATACTAGTGTCGCTAGCGTTATTGTTCAAATTCCTGCCTGTTATTTCATAATGGACGTTGAAGTCGCGAAGAAGACCGATCTAAAACTATTTTTAGCTCTCGTGCTGAACGGTTTCTTTTTCCACTTCCAAAGTATAACGGCGTACGCGCTGATGGGTTACATTTCACCAGTAACGCACAG CGTGGCGAACACAGTGAAACGCGCGTTCATGATCTGGCTATCGGTGCTTGCTCTCGGTAATCCCGTCACACTGCTCAGCGGACTCGGTACGGTCGTCGTCACTATCGGCGTGTTGCTGTACAACAAGGCGAAAGAGTACGATGAAGTGCGACGCGAATTGAAAGTGAAATACAGTCACGCGACTGAACACGAAGTGTGA